In one Pseudomonas sp. SCA2728.1_7 genomic region, the following are encoded:
- a CDS encoding transporter substrate-binding domain-containing protein, translating into MRWALGALLAISLSVRAAETPLRFAMPDSWAMPMVQYERGRPTQGILYDLMLSLTTQVGVPAEFHVLPRGRVQSAMEHGEIDVRCYAAQSWLPNQSGDYIWSLPLFFQRDLLIRRKDQPASVVPAHLPRQSIGTVLGYTYPTLQPLFDADRLQREDARNQEQVLEKLLAGRYRYAVSNQWTLDWFNQRLMPEEQLQGVAVLQEQKVGCYVRNDPKVPVQRILRTLLRMKMSGEIDEIIRLYTGSSEATP; encoded by the coding sequence ATGCGTTGGGCCTTGGGGGCACTACTGGCAATCAGCCTGAGCGTGAGGGCAGCGGAAACCCCGTTGCGCTTCGCCATGCCCGACAGCTGGGCGATGCCGATGGTGCAATACGAACGCGGCCGCCCGACCCAGGGCATCCTCTATGACCTGATGCTCAGCCTCACCACCCAGGTCGGCGTACCGGCCGAGTTTCACGTCCTGCCCCGCGGCCGCGTGCAGAGCGCCATGGAACATGGCGAGATCGACGTGCGCTGCTATGCCGCACAGTCGTGGCTGCCGAATCAGTCGGGGGACTACATCTGGAGTCTGCCGTTGTTCTTCCAGCGCGATCTGTTGATCAGGCGCAAGGATCAACCTGCCAGTGTCGTCCCCGCGCATTTGCCCCGCCAATCCATCGGCACCGTTCTGGGCTACACCTACCCTACCCTGCAACCGCTGTTCGACGCTGATCGGCTGCAACGTGAAGATGCGCGCAATCAGGAGCAGGTGTTGGAGAAGCTGCTGGCCGGGCGTTATCGCTATGCGGTGAGCAATCAGTGGACGCTGGACTGGTTTAACCAGCGCTTGATGCCTGAGGAGCAACTGCAAGGGGTCGCGGTGTTGCAGGAGCAGAAAGTCGGCTGCTATGTGAGGAATGATCCGAAAGTGCCGGTGCAGCGGATTTTGCGCACGTTGTTGCGGATGAAAATGTCGGGGGAGATTGATGAGATTATCCGGCTCTATACCGGGTCCTCTGAAGCCACCCCATAA
- the dnaX gene encoding DNA polymerase III subunit gamma/tau: MSYQVLARKWRPRSFREMVGQTHVLKALINALDSQRLHHAYLFTGTRGVGKTTIARIIAKCLNCETGITSSPCGECSVCREIDEGRFVDLIEIDAASRTKVEDTRELLDNVQYAPSRGRFKVYLIDEVHMLSSHSFNALLKTLEEPPPYVKFILATTDPQKLPATILSRCLQFSLKNMTPERVVEHLTHVLTAENVPFEDDALWLLGRAADGSMRDAMSLTDQAIAFGEGKVLATDVRAMLGTLDHGQVYDVLHSLIEGDAKALLEAVRHLAEQGPDWNGVLSEILNVLHRVAIAQALPEGVDNGHGDRDRVLALAQALPAEDVQFYYQMGLIGRRDLPLAPDPRGGFEMVLLRMLAFRPADTADAPRQPLKPVGISQATVDSANSVAAAPKPAPVVAAAAAPAPAPAPVAAPAPAPAPEPAPVAPVAAPEPEPAPVVAEVVVDLPWNDPVEPEAEPEPEPAQQPAVEPVLETTAEQPDLPPMPLPTPDSVVPEAPEWAAAPIPEPSVAEVDAATPGIDLDDEPPLDEDYIEPDMDSAYSYLDELASEHAADPEPEPEPEPAAAPATGLALQWLELFPKLPISGMTGSIAANCTLIAVDGDHWLMHLDPAHSALFNATQQRRLNDALNQFHGRTLSLTIELIKPEQETPAQAASRRRANRQREAEESIHGDPFIQQMVQQFGAVVRHDTIEPVDALVAQG, from the coding sequence ATGAGTTATCAGGTTCTTGCACGTAAATGGCGTCCGCGCTCGTTCCGCGAAATGGTCGGCCAGACCCATGTGCTCAAGGCTCTGATCAATGCCTTGGACAGCCAGCGGCTGCACCACGCGTACCTGTTCACCGGTACGCGCGGGGTGGGTAAAACCACGATTGCGCGGATCATTGCCAAATGCCTGAACTGTGAGACAGGTATCACTTCCAGCCCGTGCGGCGAGTGCTCGGTGTGCCGTGAAATCGACGAGGGTCGTTTCGTCGACCTGATCGAGATCGACGCCGCGAGCCGCACCAAGGTCGAAGACACCCGCGAGCTGCTCGACAACGTGCAGTACGCGCCAAGCCGTGGGCGCTTCAAGGTCTACCTGATCGACGAAGTGCACATGCTTTCCAGCCATTCCTTCAATGCGCTGCTGAAAACCCTCGAAGAACCGCCGCCGTACGTCAAGTTCATCCTCGCGACCACTGATCCGCAGAAACTTCCGGCAACGATTTTGTCGCGCTGCCTGCAGTTCTCGCTGAAGAACATGACGCCGGAGCGCGTGGTCGAGCATTTGACCCACGTCCTGACCGCCGAAAACGTGCCGTTCGAAGACGATGCACTGTGGTTGCTCGGTCGCGCCGCTGACGGTTCGATGCGTGACGCCATGAGCCTGACCGATCAGGCGATTGCCTTCGGTGAAGGCAAGGTGCTCGCCACCGACGTGCGGGCAATGCTCGGTACGCTGGATCACGGTCAGGTCTACGACGTCCTGCATTCGTTGATCGAAGGCGACGCCAAGGCGTTGCTCGAAGCCGTGCGTCACTTGGCCGAGCAAGGCCCGGACTGGAACGGCGTGCTCTCGGAAATTCTCAACGTATTGCACCGGGTGGCCATCGCTCAGGCGCTGCCGGAAGGTGTCGACAACGGGCATGGCGACCGCGATCGCGTGTTGGCATTGGCGCAGGCCTTGCCGGCCGAAGATGTGCAGTTCTATTACCAGATGGGCCTGATCGGTCGCCGCGATTTGCCGCTGGCGCCGGATCCTCGTGGCGGTTTCGAAATGGTCCTGCTGCGGATGCTGGCTTTCCGGCCGGCAGATACGGCAGACGCACCGAGGCAACCGCTAAAGCCAGTGGGGATCAGCCAGGCCACAGTTGATTCCGCAAACTCCGTGGCTGCCGCGCCGAAACCTGCGCCGGTAGTTGCTGCGGCTGCTGCGCCGGCTCCAGCTCCGGCACCCGTGGCAGCACCAGCACCAGCACCGGCTCCCGAGCCCGCGCCGGTTGCTCCTGTTGCCGCGCCAGAACCTGAGCCTGCGCCTGTCGTTGCCGAAGTCGTCGTCGACCTGCCGTGGAATGACCCGGTAGAGCCCGAGGCGGAGCCAGAGCCCGAACCCGCGCAGCAACCTGCCGTCGAACCGGTGCTGGAAACCACCGCCGAGCAACCTGATTTGCCGCCGATGCCGTTGCCGACCCCGGACAGCGTGGTTCCGGAGGCGCCAGAGTGGGCCGCCGCACCGATTCCCGAGCCGTCGGTCGCCGAGGTCGATGCCGCCACGCCGGGCATTGATCTGGACGACGAGCCGCCGCTGGACGAGGATTACATCGAACCGGACATGGATTCGGCGTACAGCTACCTCGACGAGTTGGCCAGCGAACACGCCGCTGATCCCGAACCGGAACCCGAGCCAGAACCGGCTGCGGCGCCGGCCACAGGTCTGGCGTTGCAATGGCTGGAGCTGTTCCCGAAACTGCCGATCTCCGGCATGACCGGCAGCATCGCCGCCAACTGCACATTGATCGCGGTCGATGGCGATCATTGGCTGATGCACCTCGATCCGGCGCACAGCGCACTGTTCAACGCCACGCAGCAGCGACGTCTCAACGATGCGTTGAACCAGTTCCACGGTCGCACGCTGAGCCTGACCATCGAACTGATCAAGCCCGAGCAGGAAACCCCGGCCCAGGCCGCGTCCCGTCGCCGCGCCAACCGTCAGCGCGAAGCGGAAGAGTCGATTCACGGCGATCCGTTCATCCAGCAGATGGTTCAGCAGTTCGGCGCGGTGGTGCGACACGATACTATTGAACCTGTCGACGCCTTGGTCGCCCAAGGCTAA
- a CDS encoding NADP-dependent oxidoreductase: protein MSDPLTLNQRFVLASRPVGAPTPENFRLEREALPDLQDGEVLLKTLYLSLDPYMRGRMSDAPSYAAPVQIGEVMTGGAVSRVEDSRHPKFHKGDLVVGATGWQSHSISDGRNIIPIPAGLPSPSMALGVLGMPGMTAYMGLMDIGQPKEGETLVVAAASGAVGSVVGQVAKIKGLRAVGVAGGADKCKYVVEELGFDACIDHKAPDFAEQLAKACPDGIDIYYENVGGHVFDAVVPLLNPKARIPLCGLIAGYNASEAPQGPDRLPMLQRTLLTKRVRIQGFIVFDDYGDRQPEFISHMVPWVRDGKVKFREDVVEGLEQAPEAFIGLLEGRNFGKLVVKVAQD, encoded by the coding sequence ATGTCCGACCCTCTTACCCTCAACCAACGCTTCGTCCTCGCCTCGCGCCCGGTCGGCGCGCCGACCCCGGAAAACTTCCGCCTCGAACGCGAAGCGCTGCCGGATCTGCAGGACGGCGAGGTACTGCTGAAAACCCTCTATCTGTCCCTCGACCCCTACATGCGCGGGCGCATGAGTGACGCGCCGTCCTACGCCGCGCCGGTGCAAATCGGCGAAGTGATGACCGGTGGCGCGGTCAGTCGTGTCGAAGATTCACGTCATCCGAAATTCCACAAAGGCGATCTGGTGGTCGGTGCGACCGGTTGGCAGAGCCACAGCATCAGCGATGGCCGCAACATCATCCCGATCCCTGCCGGGTTGCCGAGTCCTTCAATGGCGCTGGGCGTGTTGGGCATGCCGGGGATGACCGCGTACATGGGCCTGATGGACATTGGCCAGCCGAAGGAAGGTGAAACCCTCGTTGTCGCTGCGGCCTCCGGCGCGGTCGGCTCGGTGGTCGGCCAGGTGGCGAAGATCAAAGGCCTGCGCGCGGTCGGCGTGGCCGGCGGTGCCGACAAATGCAAATACGTGGTCGAAGAGCTGGGTTTTGATGCCTGCATCGATCACAAGGCGCCCGATTTTGCTGAGCAATTGGCCAAGGCCTGTCCCGATGGCATCGACATCTATTACGAGAACGTCGGCGGTCATGTATTCGACGCCGTGGTGCCGTTGCTCAACCCCAAGGCGCGCATTCCGCTGTGCGGTCTGATCGCCGGTTACAACGCTTCTGAAGCGCCGCAAGGCCCGGATCGTCTGCCGATGCTGCAACGCACTCTGCTGACCAAGCGCGTGCGGATTCAGGGCTTTATCGTCTTCGACGACTACGGTGATCGTCAGCCGGAATTCATCAGCCACATGGTGCCGTGGGTGCGCGACGGCAAGGTCAAATTCCGCGAGGACGTGGTGGAAGGCCTGGAGCAGGCGCCCGAGGCGTTTATCGGTCTGCTGGAGGGGCGCAACTTCGGCAAACTGGTGGTGAAGGTCGCCCAGGACTGA
- a CDS encoding putative zinc-binding peptidase, whose product MHRFFEQLSSRIIAPFMGESSRNSKVWPCRCGQSLFFRNSQCLACNALLGYQPEESRLTSLQPGPYEGTWTLDADPDSGLFRRCANLDTPAACNWLLPANDHDSLCVACSLNRTIPDLSDPDNPERWRKVEIAKRRLVAQLITLGLQVIPKSVDEDTGLAFDFIGVDLEGNAPMTGHANGLITLDIKEADDAHREQVRAAMHEPYRTLLGHFRHEVGHYYWDRLIANGPWLDSFRSLFGDERASYAEALDRHYQQGAPLDWPQHYVSAYATMHPWEDWAETWAHYLHMMDAVDTALGFGMSAREMDFDYKPFPTSTLYDPEHPGGEAFLSFVNAWIELAGMLNELSRSMGQPDFYPFVLPAPAIAKLHFIHLVIQQAGGRADEVLAL is encoded by the coding sequence ATGCACCGCTTTTTCGAGCAGCTCAGTTCCCGCATCATCGCGCCGTTCATGGGCGAATCCTCACGCAACAGCAAAGTCTGGCCGTGCCGCTGCGGCCAGTCGCTGTTCTTTCGCAACAGCCAGTGCCTGGCCTGTAACGCTTTACTCGGTTATCAACCGGAAGAAAGTCGCCTGACTTCGCTGCAGCCCGGGCCGTACGAGGGCACCTGGACGCTCGACGCCGATCCCGACTCGGGATTGTTCCGCCGCTGCGCCAACCTCGACACGCCCGCCGCGTGCAACTGGCTGCTGCCGGCCAACGATCACGACAGCCTGTGCGTCGCCTGCAGCCTCAATCGCACCATCCCCGACTTGTCCGATCCAGACAACCCCGAGCGCTGGCGTAAAGTCGAAATCGCCAAGCGTCGCCTCGTCGCGCAACTGATCACCCTCGGCCTGCAAGTCATCCCGAAAAGCGTCGATGAAGACACCGGGTTGGCGTTCGACTTCATTGGCGTCGACCTCGAAGGCAACGCACCGATGACCGGCCACGCCAACGGCCTGATCACCCTCGACATCAAAGAAGCCGACGATGCCCACCGTGAGCAGGTGAGGGCGGCGATGCATGAACCCTATCGCACACTGCTCGGGCATTTTCGCCATGAGGTCGGCCACTATTACTGGGATCGCCTGATCGCCAACGGCCCCTGGCTCGATTCATTCCGCAGCCTGTTCGGCGACGAACGCGCCAGTTACGCCGAGGCGCTGGACCGTCACTATCAGCAAGGCGCACCGCTGGACTGGCCGCAGCACTACGTCAGCGCCTACGCGACCATGCACCCGTGGGAAGACTGGGCGGAAACCTGGGCGCATTACCTGCACATGATGGACGCGGTGGACACGGCGCTGGGCTTCGGCATGAGCGCGCGGGAAATGGATTTTGATTACAAGCCGTTTCCCACCAGCACGCTGTACGATCCGGAGCATCCCGGTGGCGAGGCGTTCCTGTCGTTCGTCAACGCGTGGATCGAACTGGCGGGGATGCTCAATGAGCTGTCACGCAGCATGGGCCAGCCGGATTTCTACCCGTTCGTGCTGCCGGCGCCGGCGATTGCCAAGCTGCACTTCATTCATCTGGTGATCCAGCAGGCGGGCGGCAGGGCGGATGAGGTGTTGGCCCTGTAG
- the recR gene encoding recombination mediator RecR, translating into MSFSPLIRQLIDALRTLPGVGQKTAQRMALQMLERDRSGGLRLAQALSQAMEGVGHCRQCRTLTEDDLCPQCADTRRDDTLLCVVEGPMDVYAVEQTGFRGRYFVLKGHLSPLDGLGPEAIGIPQLMARIEEAGTFAEVILATNPTVEGEATAHYIAQLLNNKGLIASRIAHGVPLGGELELVDGGTLAHSFAGRKPISL; encoded by the coding sequence ATGAGCTTCAGCCCTTTGATTCGCCAACTGATCGACGCCTTGCGCACTCTGCCGGGCGTGGGTCAGAAAACCGCCCAGCGCATGGCGTTGCAGATGCTCGAGCGTGACCGCAGTGGCGGTTTGCGTCTGGCCCAGGCCCTCAGCCAAGCCATGGAAGGGGTCGGCCACTGCCGGCAATGCCGCACGCTGACCGAAGACGATCTGTGCCCGCAATGCGCCGATACCCGCCGCGACGACACGTTGCTGTGTGTGGTCGAAGGGCCGATGGATGTGTATGCAGTCGAGCAGACCGGCTTCCGTGGCCGCTACTTTGTGCTCAAGGGGCATTTGTCGCCGCTCGATGGTCTGGGGCCTGAGGCGATCGGTATTCCGCAACTGATGGCGCGGATTGAGGAGGCGGGGACTTTTGCTGAAGTCATTCTCGCGACCAACCCGACGGTGGAAGGTGAGGCGACGGCGCATTACATCGCGCAGCTGCTGAACAACAAAGGCCTGATCGCTTCGCGGATTGCCCACGGCGTGCCGTTGGGGGGTGAGCTGGAGCTGGTCGATGGCGGCACGCTGGCGCATTCGTTTGCCGGGCGTAAACCGATTTCCCTCTAA
- the fnr gene encoding fumarate/nitrate reduction transcriptional regulator Fnr, whose protein sequence is MSEPVKLRAHNQAHCKDCSLAPLCLPLSLNLEDMDALDEIVKRGRPLKKGEFLFRQGDTFDSVYAVRSGALKTFSLSDSGEEQLTGFHLPSELVGLSGMDTEKHPVSAQALETTSVCEIPFERLDELALQLPQLRRQLMRVMSREIRDDQQMMLLLSKKTADERIATFLVNLSARFRARGFSANQFRLSMSRNEIGNYLGLAVETVSRVFTRFQQNELIAAEGKEIHILDPIQLCALAGGSLEG, encoded by the coding sequence ATGTCCGAGCCAGTTAAACTGCGCGCTCATAACCAGGCCCATTGCAAGGATTGCAGCCTGGCCCCTCTCTGCCTGCCACTTTCTCTGAATCTGGAAGACATGGATGCGCTGGACGAAATCGTTAAACGCGGCCGCCCGCTGAAAAAAGGCGAGTTCCTGTTCCGCCAGGGCGACACGTTCGATTCCGTTTATGCAGTACGCTCCGGCGCCCTGAAAACCTTCAGCCTGAGCGACAGCGGCGAAGAACAGCTCACCGGGTTCCACCTGCCGAGCGAACTGGTTGGTCTGTCCGGCATGGACACCGAGAAACACCCGGTGTCGGCGCAGGCACTGGAAACCACCTCGGTCTGCGAAATCCCTTTTGAACGTCTCGACGAACTGGCCCTGCAACTGCCGCAACTGCGTCGCCAGTTGATGCGCGTGATGAGCCGGGAAATCCGCGATGACCAGCAAATGATGTTGCTGCTGTCGAAGAAAACCGCTGATGAGCGCATCGCCACCTTCCTGGTTAACCTGTCCGCACGCTTCCGCGCTCGCGGCTTCTCGGCCAATCAGTTCCGCCTGAGCATGTCGCGCAATGAAATCGGCAACTACCTCGGCCTGGCCGTGGAAACCGTGTCGCGCGTGTTCACGCGCTTCCAGCAAAACGAGCTGATCGCCGCCGAGGGCAAAGAGATTCATATCCTCGACCCGATCCAGCTGTGCGCGCTGGCCGGTGGCTCACTCGAGGGTTAA
- a CDS encoding adenine phosphoribosyltransferase, protein MVFDSFDIKSLIRPVIDFPKPGVIFRDITPLFQSPKALRLVMDSFAHRYVEADFTHIGAMDARGFLIGSVLAYQLNKPLVLFRKQGKLPADVLAEGYATEYGEAFLEVHADSLCEGDSVVMFDDLIATGGTLIAAANLIRRMGARVHEAAAIIDLPELGGSQRLEDMGIPTFCLTQFALTDK, encoded by the coding sequence ATGGTCTTCGACTCCTTCGACATCAAATCGCTTATCCGCCCTGTGATCGACTTCCCGAAACCGGGCGTGATCTTTCGCGACATCACCCCGCTGTTTCAATCGCCCAAGGCCCTGCGCCTGGTGATGGACAGCTTCGCCCACCGCTATGTGGAAGCCGATTTCACCCACATCGGCGCGATGGATGCCCGGGGTTTCCTGATCGGCTCGGTGCTGGCGTATCAGTTGAACAAGCCGCTGGTGCTGTTCCGCAAACAAGGCAAACTGCCGGCGGACGTATTGGCCGAAGGTTACGCGACCGAGTACGGCGAAGCGTTCCTGGAAGTGCACGCCGACAGCCTGTGTGAAGGTGATTCGGTAGTGATGTTCGATGATTTGATCGCCACGGGCGGCACGCTGATTGCGGCAGCCAACCTGATTCGCCGCATGGGCGCGCGGGTGCATGAGGCGGCGGCGATCATTGATTTGCCGGAGCTGGGTGGCTCGCAGCGCCTGGAAGACATGGGCATCCCTACTTTCTGCCTGACGCAGTTTGCCCTGACCGATAAGTAA
- a CDS encoding YbaB/EbfC family nucleoid-associated protein: MMKGGMAGLMKQAQQMQEKMAKMQEELANAEVTGKAGGDMVTVVMTGRHDVKSVSIDPSLVEGMSEDDKEMLEAVIASAVNDAVRKIEKNSQDKMGNMTAGMNLPAGMKLPF; the protein is encoded by the coding sequence ATGATGAAAGGTGGCATGGCCGGCCTGATGAAGCAGGCGCAGCAGATGCAGGAAAAAATGGCCAAGATGCAGGAAGAGCTGGCCAACGCCGAAGTCACCGGTAAGGCCGGCGGCGACATGGTCACCGTGGTGATGACCGGTCGTCACGACGTGAAAAGCGTGAGCATCGACCCAAGCCTGGTTGAAGGCATGAGCGAAGACGACAAAGAAATGCTGGAGGCGGTGATCGCCTCCGCCGTCAACGACGCTGTGCGCAAGATCGAAAAGAACAGCCAGGACAAAATGGGCAACATGACCGCCGGCATGAACCTGCCAGCGGGTATGAAACTGCCATTCTGA
- a CDS encoding acyl-CoA dehydrogenase family protein, translating to MPAFQEYFDPSHQLVRDSVRRFVEREILPDIDQWEEAESFPRELYPKAGAAGILGIGYPEALGGSHEGDLFAKVAASEELMRCGSGGLVAGLGSLDIGLPPIVKWARPEVRDRVVPQVLSGEKISALAVTEPGGGSDVANLQTRAVRDGDCYRVSGSKTFITSGVRADFYTVAVRTGAPGFGGISLLLIEKGTPGFTVGRQLKKMGWWASDTAELFFDDCRVPVGNLIGAENMGFACIMGNFQSERLALALMANMTSQLALEQSLKWAREREAFGKPIGKFQVIKHRLAEMATALEVSREFTYRQAAKMAAGQSVIKEISMAKNFATDTSDRITTEAVQILGGLGYMRESLVERLYRDNRILSIGGGTREVMNEIISKQMGL from the coding sequence ATGCCTGCCTTTCAGGAATACTTCGATCCCAGCCATCAATTGGTCCGCGACAGCGTCAGGCGCTTCGTCGAGCGCGAGATCCTGCCGGACATCGATCAGTGGGAAGAAGCCGAAAGCTTCCCCCGCGAGCTATACCCGAAGGCGGGCGCGGCGGGCATCCTCGGCATTGGCTATCCCGAAGCGCTGGGAGGCAGCCATGAAGGCGATCTGTTCGCCAAGGTTGCCGCCAGCGAGGAGTTGATGCGTTGCGGCTCTGGCGGCCTGGTAGCGGGGCTCGGCTCGCTGGACATCGGTCTGCCGCCGATCGTCAAATGGGCGCGTCCCGAAGTCCGCGACCGCGTTGTGCCGCAAGTGCTCAGCGGCGAGAAGATCAGCGCCCTGGCGGTCACCGAGCCCGGCGGCGGCTCCGACGTTGCCAACCTGCAAACCCGCGCCGTGCGTGACGGTGACTGCTATCGCGTCAGCGGCAGCAAAACCTTTATCACCAGTGGCGTACGCGCTGATTTCTACACCGTCGCGGTGCGCACCGGTGCGCCGGGTTTCGGCGGTATCAGCCTGTTGTTGATCGAAAAGGGCACGCCGGGCTTCACCGTTGGCCGTCAGTTGAAGAAAATGGGTTGGTGGGCGTCGGACACCGCCGAATTGTTCTTCGACGATTGCCGCGTGCCTGTAGGAAATCTGATCGGCGCCGAAAACATGGGCTTCGCCTGCATCATGGGCAACTTTCAAAGCGAACGACTGGCGCTGGCGCTGATGGCCAACATGACCTCGCAGCTTGCACTGGAGCAAAGCCTGAAGTGGGCGCGCGAGCGTGAAGCGTTTGGCAAACCGATCGGCAAATTTCAGGTGATCAAGCATCGCCTCGCCGAAATGGCGACTGCGCTGGAGGTTTCACGGGAATTCACCTATCGGCAGGCGGCGAAGATGGCGGCGGGGCAGAGTGTGATCAAGGAAATTTCCATGGCGAAGAACTTTGCCACGGACACGTCGGACCGGATCACCACCGAGGCGGTACAGATTCTTGGCGGGCTCGGTTATATGCGTGAGAGTCTGGTGGAGCGGCTGTATCGGGATAACCGCATCTTGTCGATTGGCGGCGGGACGCGGGAGGTGATGAACGAGATCATCAGCAAGCAGATGGGGCTTTGA